Genomic DNA from Echeneis naucrates chromosome 23, fEcheNa1.1, whole genome shotgun sequence:
TGTTCTCAATGGACCACCTGTGTTCCTTCATACCCTCCACAATCTGGTGAAGAAAGGACACATTCAAAACTTGTTTTTAACATTCTGTTTTTATACAGAAAAGTAAGCAGATGCTTGTGTCTCTACCTCTTGCAGTGTGTTGATGTCAACTCCGTCTCCTTGTATGACTCTGATATAAGGAGGGAGAACCTTGAAACCTTTAGAGTTTTCCTCTGGAGGGAACTTCTTACCCAGGATGTCCAGAACCTGACATaaacacaagaagaagagaggaggtaGTTTCCCAGCGTGTCCCAATATGCTACTTAAAAGAAAAGCAGGTCACATGAGCTCACCTTCAAAACCGTATCAAGTGGGTTTCCTGAGTCTGGTCGCACAACCAGAGGAGCGTCTGCACTGCGCTTCTCTATCAGCCCCCGTAGGTCTTCTCCCCAGATCTTCTCACAGGCATTGTAGATGTCATAACTGTCGCTGACTATGGAAACGGGCACGCTGGGAAACTGGTTGATGATGTGCTCAAAAGCATCTTTTTCATGGTCCTTTCCCCACGCTGTGATGGTGCTGTGAGATAATAGCAAGgaaatcataatttttttccctataataataataataataataataataataataatatctccTCAATTAAAGATGTCTGAAATATATAAGGGAATGTGTAAAGAGCTTTTACAGCATGAAACTGGACAGGTGGAGAGTCAAAAAAGTACAGAGGAAAATTACCAAAGAAGCAGGTATGCTAGATTAGTTAGAGGCAAAAGACAGGTCAAGGTATCATGTCTCATAATGAGGGTCACAAGACTGTTATCAAATCATAATGCCAGAGTTTGTCCAGAAGAGGGCAGCACACTCCAGGTTTGAGACTCAGACAAGAGCCAAATTGAATCTCTCCTGCTTCACTTGTACCGGCTGTAAGTGGTAAGGGTTCTGAAGACAGGGCTGAAAAGATGAGCTGGAATaggaacacattttttttccaatttcaaAGACTGCTCTAGATTTTTACTTCTTGTTTCATTGGAGCTGCTATGTACCAAGGCAGTATTGGGAAGTGTACACATGTAAACTATAATGGCACACACACCCCCATGTACCTGTGGGACTGAGATGGGTGGCAAATGTTTGAGTTTGATTTGACACAATCAACTGAAGGAGAGATTTTCTTCAGGACATATCTGACTATTTACTTTAAATATGCAATCTTTAAAATATTGTAAACATTATTTTCTGGTCATTAGGTTGCAAAGGTGGCTTTTCTTCAGAgaacttttcttttccattaaaaGTTTACAACGAACATTAGAAGAGGCTCAAAGTTTTGAATGCCAGAGCTCTGAAGGTGACACACGGAAATTacccctccctttccttccaCAGCAAAATCAAAGTGGAATTTCACTGCGTCTCCACCCTCTGAGGTGGACACCAAACAGATTTTTATGAGGGGGCCATTACATAACTGTTCCTATGACAACTCCTGCCACTATCCCATAATGCACTGGAGCAGGGAAGAAGGGTGCACTGGAGCAGCAGTAACTGCCCTGGTGGCGAGGAGAGGGCAACTGTGAGTGCataacagaaagagaaagtgtgtgtgcgggtgtgtgTTGATAAATGGATCACTGCCATAGAGCAACACCGGGAACATGTGAGAGACATGCGCATCAACCGCAGCCAAGCAAAACCTTTAGCTCCAGCCAATCACGGCCCCATTCACAGATTGAGATAGATGGACCACATAATGAGTGTGAGGGTGACCAAGCTCTAATCAGACTAACAAATTAACACCCACCTCAGCCAAATGCTGAGCACATTTTCACTCGGGCTGATAAAATCCTTCTATAAGCAGCTTTGGCAAATTACCAGACATTATTTGGAGTATGTTTTGAAAATCAATTTGGCTTGAGGATGAAAAACGGTCTTTCAGATTTGGCTCACAGCCACTGTGGACTGTCTCACCAGAGGCAACGTTGGGGATGAGTTGAGTCACGACATGCTGACTGTTACCCTGGGACTTTCTGAGAATCTGTGAATACAAGTCCTGTGCTCATAATTACAGCTATACAGAGCGATCTGTAGTGTCTCGGGGCTAGATGTTCCTGCTAACCTCATACATCCCTTAAGAGGAGAGTTGAGCAGACACCCATCTTTAGTAGGTGTTACACGACTGGTGTAATAATTAAAGCAGGTGGTGAACTACTACCCTACATCATATTGGAAACGACACCTTTACATCCACTGTGAAAGCTCAGGAACGCTCACAGACTAAGATAAGTGGACTATGCGGGAAGATAATCGATCTGTCCTTCTGCCGACAGGGCTTCAATAACGCACATTAGATAAATAAAACCTTGAGAAAAGTGAGGATGTGAATGTTTACCTGTGTTCTGCAGCAGGCACGGAGAAGCCTGGCACAGGGTCCTTAGTGCCGTAGTACTTCTTAATGACTCCGATACCTGCTACCGTGTCTGTGCCCTTGAAGTTGACCAGATGGGCAGAGGCCCCAATGCCTGCAGTCTGTAAAGAGGTTATGGAAGATAAATAGCTATCATAGACTGACTCACTGGGGattattacaaaaaacaaaagaaaaactgttgatTTGGAGGAAGATGTGAGCCATGAATAAAGAATGTTTTGCTAAATTTCTATTTTCAAGCTCCTTGAATGAGTAAAAACCTCTCTCCGCAGATCCATCTATATGACAACTATATGGCAAACTGGATCTGCTGATTAACATTGTTTGATGCTATTAAAAGCTAAAATAGCTAGTATGCACAGCGTGGGATAATATTGCCAAACTTTGATCACCAAAGTTTTTGTCCTCAACATCTTTGGTAGCTCACCTCAAAAGCATTGGAAGGATAAGAATACtcttcctctttaaaaaaatttactaaattgaatatgtaaatatacCTCTTGTGATGAAACACCTCTGTAACCAAAGTCATGTAGTTTATACTCGAGTCCTTCCAAGTTCCCAGAAGTCTCCATCAGGTACTTGGCAAGGatcttcttctgctctctggAGTTGGTCGCCACAGTGATTGGGTACCAAATCTGAACCAGGATGGTCTgagggaaacagaaagaaaaataaacaaagcagaacCTAGTTTACTTTAAAATGATATCACAGGTTGCCCGGGTAACTCAGCCGCTAAAATGCATACCCAAAAGGTTACCTTACAGGTTCAAATCCCCCTTGGACTCTTTGCTGCACACATCCCCTTCCCCTCTTCCATGCCCCTTTAATTTCAGTGTCACAATAAAGGTTACAAAGCCTCTAGGCTCAAAGGCCCacaaagttgcaaaaaaaagtgttaaaatattttactcAGCACTAACCGCATTAGTGGATGTCTGGTCTAACAGTGCTGTTCACACTGTATTCAACTGGTGCTAATGTCCAAAACTAACAGGCTCAGAGGGATGAAAGCAGCTGCTCAGtcacacaagacagacactGGGAAACGTACATTCCTTGATGCTGCATGTCAACTCTGGCCCACAATCACAAATTTCAATATGAAAACAAGCGGCTTATCTGGATTCAACATCACCTGGGAAATTTTATGAAGCCACATTTTCTACAATCgaaagtgtacatgtgatggtCTGATAGACTCCATTTTTCACTATGGGGTGAAAAATGGGCTATATTTAACATTAACTTTTTCATGACCTTTTCAACGAAGAGTTTGATATTCAGCTCCAGATTCAGTTACCTAAACTTTAAAAAGAGAAACCTGACACGGTGGCCACTGGCTCATACTAAGACATGAAGCTGTTATTATGTAATTACAATCTGTTTGTGGCATTTCATGACTCGTTTAAAGCTGCATGTATATAATAGGCAACACAGCTGAGCCCTATGTATGAAACCTGAGCACCAGGAAGCACCGGCCATAATTTATGCTACTAATACTATGCAATGTGTGTTTTCACCCAATGACCCTGAGCAGGACACAAGGTTCCCTTTGATTAATCATAATCTCAACCATAATATGGACTCATGTGACTGTTAAAGCAAGGCCACAACGctactcacacacagacacacacacacacacacacacacacacacacacacacacacacaaggtcatGACCTTTCTGAGAGGATTCCATAAGTAACATTTAACTTGTAGTACACTTCCATTATATGATTGAAGGTAGATAGCCATACAAATTTCAAAGGCCTTTAAGCCTCCAAAGCATTCATGTCTCACATTcaatgttaaatataaaatgtgctttatttgtTGACTGAAATAATGACTTAAAACTGAAATGGTTGTGACATTTATATAATCTAAAATACATTATGTCTCTGTTGATAAAATGAGGCAGGATGGACAGTAAAACCAACCCTCATGAAGAAtgtttgtacacacacagacacagacagacagacagacacacacacacacacgcctgcaTAACTTCTCGGTCAACCTCCCAGAACAAAATGGAGGGAGAtaaggaaggacagagaaggatAGGGATGAAGAATGGAGGGTGTAGTGAACTGAAACCAACCCCCACCCATGATGAGCATGATGTGGAAAAGAGAAGACAATAacagaagtaaaagaaaaacgaaaaaaaGAGTTGGGTAGAAAGATAAACAGAGTTTGACCTAATGATGCAAGCCAAGGACACCAGGCTGAACACGCAGCTAATTTTATATCAACCACGAAGattgactctgtgtgtgttcgttcaTGGATGTATTTATATCAACTGTGGAGACTGACTGAGTGGTTGCGCGCGTGCCATTATAATGCTCTTGGCTGTGGGTGACCTACGACCAAGTGGCCCTTGAATTTCCtcatgtgtttgctgttgtaggtttgtgtgtgaggaatTATTGATCCAAATGTGGACAACAGTCAGAAAGCTTCAAGCTAATTTGCAGTAACTTCCACAAATGCTCCATTGTACATAATACATTTCTGCATAAACAGATAGAAACAAAGAGAGCGTATTGTTTCTCTATAATCAAATTCTAAAGCATCAATGCATAATCTTTGGACGTGGAATAAGTTGTTTATGAATAAGGGGAAAgataaaaggggggggggagagagagagaaagagagacacagcACTTACAGCACATGGTAAATGAATTTAGTTCTGCCGAGTCACTGCAGATGGTCTGTTCATGCAGCATTACGTTCATGAGATGTTTCAGATCTCAGGGAGAAGCCACACTGTGCATTAGCTCAGTGCCACGAATATACTTAGGAGGCTGGAGTTTAAAGTCAAGTCTGCTTGCTTCAAAATATAAAAGCCATCTTCACCTTTATATTTGTGAGCTCTGACATAATGGTGTGTACTGATGCCATTTGATACAGTATGAAGATGAGGATTTAAAGAAACACTTTTAGATCACTTGAAGTGGTGCAGGTTAATTATTAGtatgtggtgacctgagcagcatggTGTCGTAGTGACGTTGATTcaattcccagtgggggcacTACGACACCATGCTAATTGGTTAATTGGAAATGAGTGTGGGACTGGGCTGCAACAAGGAACGGCGATCAGACGAGTAGAGACTAGctcagaccagactagacgagacaccagacccccagagactagaccggacctCCCCAGaaactagagactagaccagagatggGACCTCCCCCGTGCTTTTTAGACAACCGGTATGAATCGCTCTGGAGCAGTAAGCAGCACTGAGCAGTGCTTAAGCAATAAGCCTTGACAAGGCTGTAATTCAGTGGAGATGAGAAATTAGATGCGTCAGGCCTGCTGCCAAGCTCAATAGTTTATGGCTTTTATAACATTATCAACTCtccaatgaaataaaaaaggcatAAATGCTGCTAATACATTTTCTCcttaatcaataatcaaacaAAGCTACTCATTAAATTTGCCCCGATGAACTTCGCATTGCCGGTTTGGCTGCAATACAAGTGACACATCCAAACTGTAACTGTTGTGTGAGGGTGTAGTGCCAAGAGATGCACAACAGTTTTTATCATGATGTGGCTGATCCTAAACTGGTTCCTCACGCCcattaaaacaataattcacCAATTTAAACTTCCACTAACTCTCCCGAGAGACAGGTGAAAAATTACAGTGGTTAAAGTTAAGGCAGAAGTGGTTTGTATTTTGATTCAAGTTTCAAAAGAATGGAGCTCAAGTCTACAGCAGCACTAACAGAGAATTATACTGGTGTTTGCCTGACAGAGAGCAAACAAAGCCAACCTACCTCCACCCAGTTTGTGAGCCAGTAGCATTCAGGGTCTGTGCTCTCAACTGTGAACAAAACATTGCCTCGCGGAATGACGCTCCCTTCTGGCACTGCCTTGATTTCAATGGGCAGGTGACCATTGTATTTCTGTACACAAAAAGGCAGACATGAAAATATCAGGGTTAGCATTAGATATAAACTGCCATATCTTCCTCTATGTGCCTTGTAAAGagtgactgtttttattttttattgaaataactAAAACGAATTGACAAGTCAACCTTCAGTCACACTTCATAACTGGTGATGTGTGGAAAGACAGTGACATTACTGTAAATTTGCTCATAAAATAAATCCTACATTTA
This window encodes:
- the nampt1 gene encoding nicotinamide phosphoribosyltransferase isoform X2; amino-acid sequence: MEHRDADFNILLATDSYKVTHYKQYPPNTSKVYSYFECREKRTDPPKSRKVKYDKTVFYGLQYILYKYLKGKVVTPEKIQEAKEVYREHFQDDVFNEKGWNYILEKYNGHLPIEIKAVPEGSVIPRGNVLFTVESTDPECYWLTNWVETILVQIWYPITVATNSREQKKILAKYLMETSGNLEGLEYKLHDFGYRGVSSQETAGIGASAHLVNFKGTDTVAGIGVIKKYYGTKDPVPGFSVPAAEHSTITAWGKDHEKDAFEHIINQFPSVPVSIVSDSYDIYNACEKIWGEDLRGLIEKRSADAPLVVRPDSGNPLDTVLKVLDILGKKFPPEENSKGFKVLPPYIRVIQGDGVDINTLQEIVEGMKEHRWSIENIAFGSGGALLQKLTRDLLNCSFKCSYVVTNGLGVNVFKDPVADPNKRSKKGRLSLHQTQSGDFVTLEEGKGDLEEYGDLLHTVFQNGKIVKTYTFDEVRDNAKLKESDLLPTVHSHHEGLIHNQNV
- the nampt1 gene encoding nicotinamide phosphoribosyltransferase isoform X1 encodes the protein MEHRDADFNILLATDSYKVTHYKQYPPNTSKVYSYFECREKRTDPPKSRKVKYDKTVFYGLQYILYKYLKGKVVTPEKIQEAKEVYREHFQDDVFNEKGWNYILEKYNGHLPIEIKAVPEGSVIPRGNVLFTVESTDPECYWLTNWVETILVQIWYPITVATNSREQKKILAKYLMETSGNLEGLEYKLHDFGYRGVSSQETAGIGASAHLVNFKGTDTVAGIGVIKKYYGTKDPVPGFSVPAAEHSTITAWGKDHEKDAFEHIINQFPSVPVSIVSDSYDIYNACEKIWGEDLRGLIEKRSADAPLVVRPDSGNPLDTVLKVLDILGKKFPPEENSKGFKVLPPYIRVIQGDGVDINTLQEIVEGMKEHRWSIENIAFGSGGALLQKLTRDLLNCSFKCSYVVTNGLGVNVFKDPVADPNKRSKKGRLSLHQTQSGDFVTLEEGKGDLEEYGVDLLHTVFQNGKIVKTYTFDEVRDNAKLKESEIKELLH